The following proteins come from a genomic window of Pyxidicoccus sp. MSG2:
- a CDS encoding polymorphic toxin type 15 domain-containing protein — protein MPGGTRTSRQSAPTPAPAARPAPARAAAPGRPTGTVSGAPAVRLTPQPVGSTVTPDEVDISSGQLTVPEATAAEARPGRDVDLRVRLPGLAEGTIRVRKRGDTFSTTGAGTAIRLSHPALAPLADQVPTVLVVTVRENVVTGWVGVGQPGPARGTRRALVEGMLRGGSTALGLLGMTNITIPTVVNEFTGGRINLAVEGLGFRLGGYLEGTGTLRLDNQALQVEGGARVEIPGGSGGELRVRRGSNGVLGGDLRMTVAIGPATGTVVAMLDQGFVHVQGTVGYRTERMSGSITLIATDERTARDLTTRTDLDPSALPVAQPGPDNPARPGRRAFCGWGELSITLTPWLSGRARVLVNNQAQATIIGEVRPQRELILFQEREWNRRLFRVEIRAGYGIPVVGQVFVFANIGLEALARVGPGRLHNMSVTGQFSTDPRVENLFTIQGTLNISAFAGLRLRAEGGVGLTILGHDIKAGVGLNALAGIRGYVDATPRIGRRQAPGGRPEWFIAGHMEIAAQPFLGFSGDLFVELDSPWWSPAPDKRWTWPLFNLEYPLPGEFGIGADVDYVLGSRSWPTVQFGEVDFDSSKFMTDLLNDNVDRGRGGEQRRPGNWREGTGGGAPGGARGGRGGAGRGQGTESFDGPIGENMTFSDGHESHRLFIQEDARGTTPMMASEAERIETKLTRWRRNLDLLTPADRSRAETLIQLTRDRARELDERADEQKSLKDAERNARPVYERNRGQRRRRSGQNQRKRPSEVRRQVRESQAGLRDMLRELSTLVADQPFTPILRTASMPEGGRESLQLVEQDDRAKLRVSNADDAGVFVRIASGAPMSRANNQTGPNLIRTTLNDVQRRAVRLRLTRIIRNRINRRAFVALRAPMNELTDIVATVGRVMRIANLARALRINPVTPIRTLTFVSNPRRYPDGQGMPRAVYRGIFRQEMARQLLLQQRGINQLTVDRWLVNLALFRMNATLYRQMDRGGRTVVLQRLQERAAAAQVRVAGYLARLQQRRDRLQAELANIQAQNAALASTRTALARNAADLIEVARLITVANETLRRAQVAADAILRTQGSRDLAAIEVDDNGVTLPRPLREDLRPVREIRRDRRGEEVIIYYDLRIVGRQNNEIRFRDRLNPHYERLRRRLPVWEQFGSLRNGFQSFAVLHNPDQVAGGEDAFPEIVFPAGEDYTDAAWTRFYNQMRRYVGNSMVNSRIGEQWGDQMNQEGRAVMGRIPASAHPIWRNNFRFLMNPPAGTP, from the coding sequence ATGCCAGGTGGAACGCGGACCTCGCGCCAGAGCGCCCCCACCCCCGCGCCCGCCGCGCGCCCCGCGCCCGCGCGGGCGGCCGCCCCGGGAAGGCCCACCGGTACCGTGAGCGGCGCCCCGGCGGTGCGCCTCACCCCGCAGCCCGTGGGAAGCACCGTCACGCCCGATGAGGTCGACATCTCCTCGGGACAGCTCACGGTGCCGGAGGCCACTGCCGCGGAGGCGCGGCCCGGGCGCGACGTGGACCTGCGCGTGCGGCTGCCCGGCCTCGCCGAGGGCACCATCCGCGTGCGCAAGCGCGGTGACACCTTCAGCACCACCGGCGCTGGCACCGCCATCCGCCTGAGCCACCCCGCGCTCGCGCCCCTCGCGGACCAGGTCCCCACCGTGCTGGTGGTGACGGTGCGGGAGAACGTCGTCACCGGCTGGGTGGGCGTGGGCCAGCCGGGCCCGGCGCGCGGCACCCGGCGCGCGCTGGTGGAAGGCATGCTGCGCGGGGGCAGCACCGCGCTCGGCCTGCTGGGGATGACGAACATCACCATCCCCACCGTGGTCAACGAATTCACCGGCGGCCGCATCAACCTCGCCGTCGAGGGACTCGGCTTCCGCCTGGGCGGCTACCTCGAGGGTACCGGCACCCTGCGGCTCGACAACCAGGCGCTGCAGGTGGAGGGCGGCGCGCGCGTCGAGATTCCGGGCGGCTCGGGCGGTGAGTTACGCGTGCGCCGGGGCTCCAACGGCGTGCTGGGTGGCGACCTGCGCATGACGGTCGCCATCGGCCCGGCGACGGGCACCGTCGTCGCGATGCTCGACCAGGGCTTCGTCCACGTCCAGGGCACGGTGGGCTACCGCACCGAGCGCATGAGCGGCAGCATCACCCTCATCGCCACCGACGAGCGCACCGCGAGGGACCTCACCACGCGGACCGACCTGGACCCGTCGGCGCTCCCGGTGGCCCAGCCGGGGCCGGACAACCCGGCGCGGCCGGGCCGGCGCGCCTTCTGCGGCTGGGGCGAGCTCTCCATCACCCTCACGCCCTGGCTGTCCGGGCGTGCGCGCGTCCTCGTCAACAACCAGGCGCAGGCGACCATCATCGGAGAGGTCCGCCCCCAGCGGGAGCTCATCCTCTTCCAGGAGCGGGAGTGGAACCGGCGCCTGTTCCGCGTGGAGATTCGCGCCGGCTACGGCATCCCCGTGGTGGGCCAGGTCTTCGTCTTCGCCAACATCGGGCTGGAGGCCCTGGCGCGTGTGGGCCCGGGCCGCCTGCACAACATGAGCGTGACGGGGCAGTTCTCCACGGACCCGCGGGTGGAGAACCTCTTCACCATCCAGGGCACGCTCAACATCTCCGCCTTCGCCGGGCTGCGCCTGCGCGCCGAGGGCGGCGTGGGGCTCACCATCCTCGGCCACGACATCAAGGCCGGCGTGGGGCTGAACGCGCTGGCGGGCATCCGTGGCTACGTGGACGCCACGCCCCGCATCGGCCGGCGCCAGGCCCCGGGCGGGCGTCCCGAGTGGTTCATCGCCGGCCACATGGAAATCGCCGCGCAGCCGTTCCTGGGCTTCAGCGGAGACCTGTTCGTGGAGCTGGACTCGCCCTGGTGGTCGCCCGCGCCGGACAAGCGGTGGACGTGGCCGCTGTTCAACCTGGAGTACCCGCTGCCGGGGGAGTTCGGCATCGGCGCGGACGTGGACTACGTGCTCGGCTCCCGCAGCTGGCCCACCGTCCAGTTCGGCGAGGTGGACTTCGACTCCAGCAAGTTCATGACCGACCTGCTCAACGACAACGTGGACCGCGGGCGCGGCGGGGAGCAGCGGCGGCCGGGCAACTGGCGCGAGGGCACGGGCGGCGGCGCGCCGGGAGGCGCACGGGGCGGGCGCGGAGGCGCTGGCCGGGGCCAGGGCACCGAGAGCTTCGACGGCCCCATCGGAGAGAACATGACGTTCTCCGACGGGCACGAGTCGCACCGCCTGTTCATCCAGGAGGACGCGCGCGGCACCACGCCGATGATGGCGAGCGAGGCGGAGCGCATCGAGACGAAGCTGACGCGCTGGCGGCGCAACCTCGACCTGCTGACCCCGGCGGACCGCTCGCGGGCGGAGACCCTCATCCAGCTGACGCGGGACCGCGCGCGGGAGCTGGATGAGCGCGCCGACGAGCAGAAGTCGCTGAAGGACGCCGAGCGCAACGCCCGGCCGGTGTACGAGCGGAACCGGGGGCAGCGCCGAAGGCGCTCCGGACAGAATCAGCGCAAGCGTCCCTCGGAGGTCCGCAGGCAGGTGCGCGAGTCGCAGGCCGGGCTGCGGGACATGCTGCGCGAATTGAGCACGCTGGTGGCCGACCAGCCCTTCACCCCCATCCTGCGCACGGCGTCGATGCCGGAGGGAGGAAGAGAGTCCCTCCAGCTGGTGGAGCAGGATGACCGGGCGAAGCTGCGCGTGTCCAACGCCGACGACGCGGGCGTGTTCGTGCGCATCGCCTCGGGCGCGCCGATGTCGAGGGCGAACAACCAGACGGGGCCGAATCTCATCCGCACCACGTTGAATGACGTGCAGCGGCGCGCGGTGAGGCTCCGGCTCACGCGCATCATCCGCAATCGCATCAACCGGCGCGCCTTCGTGGCCCTGCGCGCGCCGATGAACGAGCTGACGGACATCGTCGCCACCGTCGGGCGCGTCATGCGCATCGCCAACCTCGCCCGCGCGCTGCGCATCAACCCCGTCACCCCGATACGCACGCTGACCTTCGTGAGCAACCCCCGGAGGTATCCCGACGGACAGGGCATGCCTCGCGCGGTGTATCGCGGCATCTTCCGCCAGGAGATGGCGCGCCAGCTCCTGCTCCAGCAGCGGGGCATCAACCAGCTCACCGTGGACCGGTGGCTGGTGAACCTGGCGCTGTTCCGGATGAATGCCACGCTGTACCGGCAGATGGACCGCGGGGGGCGCACCGTCGTCCTCCAGCGCCTGCAGGAGCGCGCCGCCGCCGCCCAGGTGCGCGTGGCCGGCTACCTCGCACGGCTGCAGCAGCGCCGCGACCGGCTCCAGGCGGAGCTCGCCAACATCCAGGCGCAGAATGCCGCGCTGGCGAGCACCCGGACCGCGCTCGCCCGGAACGCGGCCGACCTGATCGAGGTGGCACGGCTCATCACGGTGGCCAACGAGACGCTGCGCAGGGCCCAGGTCGCTGCGGACGCCATCCTCCGGACGCAGGGCTCGAGAGACCTGGCGGCCATCGAGGTGGACGACAACGGGGTGACGCTGCCCCGCCCCCTGCGCGAGGACCTGCGGCCCGTGCGCGAAATCCGCCGCGACAGGCGGGGCGAGGAGGTCATCATCTATTACGACCTGCGCATCGTCGGCCGTCAGAACAACGAGATTCGCTTCCGGGACAGGCTCAACCCCCACTACGAGCGGCTGCGTCGGCGGCTGCCCGTATGGGAGCAGTTCGGCAGCCTGAGGAATGGGTTCCAGAGCTTCGCCGTGCTCCACAACCCCGACCAGGTCGCGGGCGGCGAGGACGCCTTCCCGGAAATCGTCTTCCCCGCGGGCGAGGACTACACCGACGCGGCCTGGACGCGGTTCTACAACCAGATGCGGCGCTACGTCGGCAACTCCATGGTGAACAGCCGCATCGGTGAGCAGTGGGGTGACCAGATGAACCAGGAGGGCAGGGCCGTCATGGGCCGCATCCCCGCGAGCGCGCACCCCATCTGGAGGAACAACTTCCGGTTCCTGATGAACCCGCCGGCGGGGACTCCGTGA